From Phycisphaerae bacterium, a single genomic window includes:
- a CDS encoding endo-1,4-beta-xylanase, with protein MKPSNERRILLLVISLGATLSASMAVGAAEPTSQPASAPSSAPMMDQRGPTVKDAYRNHFLIGMAGDVPGRYSDLELGLVKENFNIVTPENCMKPALVHPGEDTWRFERPDALVKWCEDNRIAVHGHTLVWHSQTGNWFFRDADKAKITQRLRDHISTLVGRYKGKIRSWDVVNEAISDRGDAQTAQTENLRDSSWLRALGPEFLTLTFQFAHEADPQATLYYNDYGIEAGPKHASSMMLLKRLIKDGAPIHGVGIQGHWSTNGVPYTALDKAIADYASLGLKVSITELDVTIRGTSGGQLGQGPGFGRRRFGGRDGTPPSTQDLKAQANAYARLFTILIKHKNTVERVTFWGLNDRRTWRFGQHPLIFDSNNQRKPAYVAIVDALLHPNPELAVPE; from the coding sequence ATGAAACCCTCGAACGAGCGTCGCATATTGCTCCTGGTAATCAGCCTGGGCGCCACCCTCTCGGCCAGCATGGCCGTTGGCGCCGCCGAGCCGACATCCCAACCTGCCAGCGCGCCGAGCTCAGCTCCTATGATGGACCAACGGGGCCCGACGGTCAAGGACGCTTACAGGAATCACTTTCTGATCGGCATGGCCGGCGACGTGCCCGGCCGTTACTCCGACCTGGAACTGGGCTTGGTCAAGGAGAACTTCAACATCGTCACGCCGGAGAACTGCATGAAGCCGGCCCTGGTTCATCCCGGCGAAGACACCTGGAGATTCGAGCGGCCCGACGCGCTGGTGAAATGGTGCGAGGACAACCGCATCGCCGTCCATGGCCACACCCTGGTGTGGCATAGCCAGACTGGCAACTGGTTTTTCCGCGACGCCGACAAGGCGAAGATCACCCAGCGGCTGAGGGACCACATCAGCACGCTCGTGGGACGCTACAAAGGGAAGATCCGGAGCTGGGATGTCGTCAATGAAGCGATCAGCGACCGCGGCGACGCCCAGACTGCTCAGACGGAGAACCTCCGCGATTCCTCGTGGCTGCGGGCCCTGGGGCCGGAATTCCTGACGCTGACGTTCCAGTTCGCCCATGAAGCAGACCCCCAGGCCACGCTGTACTACAACGACTACGGGATCGAGGCTGGTCCCAAGCACGCCAGTTCAATGATGCTGCTCAAACGATTGATCAAGGACGGCGCGCCGATCCACGGCGTTGGGATCCAGGGTCACTGGAGCACCAACGGCGTGCCCTATACCGCCCTCGACAAGGCGATTGCCGATTATGCCTCGCTGGGATTGAAAGTCAGCATCACGGAGCTGGACGTCACGATCCGCGGCACGTCGGGTGGCCAGCTCGGCCAGGGCCCCGGCTTCGGCCGCCGCAGGTTTGGCGGCCGCGACGGCACGCCGCCTTCTACGCAGGACCTCAAGGCCCAGGCGAATGCCTATGCCCGGTTGTTCACGATCCTCATCAAGCACAAGAATACTGTGGAACGCGTGACGTTCTGGGGCCTCAATGACCGCCGCACGTGGCGATTCGGCCAGCACCCGCTGATCTTCGACTCCAACAACCAGCGGAAACCGGCCTACGTGGCCATCGTCGATGCACTGCTGCACCCGAATCCCGAGCTGGCGGTACCGGAGTAA
- a CDS encoding glycoside hydrolase: MALTLASRPLLAAAPATPVPAASSPAAAQAGPLAGSFQWKSSGVLIKPVSDETHRLVSVKDPTVVYYAEKWHVFATTANERGQWSMVYLSFKDWSEAPGAKPYYLDANPNLRGYHCAPHVFYFRRRKKWYLVFQSQQPQYSTTDDISRPETWSKPEDFFAGKPPGAPRLWIDYWVICDDRHAYLFFTGDNGRLYRSRTKIDDFPKGMSNPEIALEETRDILFEASMTYRIKGTSTYLTLIEALSPDRYYRAFTSDRLDGKWTPLPEADTYRKPFAGINNVTFEDGVSPWTKDISHGEVIRDGYDESMTIDMKNLQMLYQGRDPAIRANYSLLPYRLGLLKLDQSR; the protein is encoded by the coding sequence ATGGCACTTACCTTGGCGAGCCGCCCGCTCCTGGCGGCCGCGCCTGCGACACCAGTCCCCGCCGCATCATCCCCTGCCGCCGCGCAGGCAGGGCCCCTTGCCGGGTCGTTCCAATGGAAGTCCAGCGGGGTGCTGATCAAGCCCGTGTCGGATGAAACCCACAGGCTGGTCTCCGTGAAGGACCCAACGGTGGTTTATTACGCCGAGAAGTGGCACGTCTTCGCGACCACGGCCAACGAACGGGGCCAATGGAGCATGGTGTACCTGAGCTTCAAGGACTGGTCGGAAGCACCTGGCGCCAAGCCCTACTATCTGGATGCCAATCCGAACCTGAGGGGTTATCACTGTGCGCCACATGTGTTCTATTTCCGGCGCCGCAAGAAGTGGTATCTGGTTTTCCAATCCCAGCAGCCGCAGTACTCGACGACGGACGACATTTCCAGGCCGGAAACCTGGAGCAAGCCGGAGGACTTCTTCGCCGGCAAGCCTCCCGGGGCCCCCAGACTCTGGATCGACTACTGGGTCATCTGCGACGACAGGCACGCCTATCTGTTCTTCACGGGCGATAACGGCAGGCTCTACCGCAGCCGAACAAAGATCGACGATTTCCCCAAGGGCATGAGCAATCCGGAGATCGCCCTGGAGGAGACGCGCGATATCCTCTTCGAGGCGAGCATGACCTACAGGATCAAGGGGACGAGCACGTATTTGACGCTGATCGAGGCGCTCAGTCCCGACCGCTACTACCGTGCGTTCACATCGGATCGACTGGATGGCAAATGGACGCCGCTGCCGGAGGCGGATACCTATCGCAAGCCCTTCGCGGGGATCAACAACGTGACCTTTGAGGACGGTGTTTCCCCCTGGACAAAAGACATCAGCCACGGGGAAGTCATTCGCGACGGATACGATGAGTCGATGACGATCGACATGAAGAACCTGCAAATGCTGTATCAGGGGCGTGATCCGGCGATCAGGGCGAATTACAGCCTGCTGCCGTACCGGCTTGGGCTGCTCAAGCTGGATCAATCGAGATGA
- a CDS encoding esterase family protein codes for MVTYESKSVGTTRKMQVYTPPGYSKDKKHPVLYLLHGIGGDETEWQRFATPGVLLDNLLADEKAVPMIIVMPNGRAQKNDRAEGDVFRSAPAFAAFEEDLLKDVIPTIESRYSVQADREHRAIAGLSMGGGQSLNFGLAHLDTFAWIGGFSSAPNTKRPAELMPDPDRARKQLRLLWLSCGNKDGLIGISQGMHAYLKEHDVPHVWNVDSYAHDPTHWRNNLYHFMQRIFR; via the coding sequence ATGGTGACCTACGAATCGAAGTCCGTTGGCACAACCCGCAAGATGCAAGTCTACACGCCACCTGGTTACTCCAAGGACAAAAAGCACCCGGTACTCTATCTGCTCCACGGCATCGGCGGCGACGAGACCGAGTGGCAGCGCTTCGCCACGCCAGGCGTCCTCCTCGACAACCTGCTGGCGGACGAAAAAGCCGTGCCCATGATCATCGTCATGCCCAACGGCCGGGCGCAAAAGAACGACCGAGCGGAAGGCGATGTTTTCAGGTCCGCTCCTGCGTTCGCCGCCTTCGAGGAGGATCTGCTCAAGGACGTGATCCCGACCATCGAGTCGCGCTACTCCGTTCAAGCGGACCGCGAACATCGGGCGATTGCCGGTCTCTCGATGGGCGGCGGGCAATCGCTCAACTTCGGGCTGGCCCATCTCGATACCTTCGCATGGATTGGCGGCTTCTCGTCGGCGCCCAATACGAAGCGCCCTGCCGAACTGATGCCCGATCCAGACCGCGCTAGGAAGCAGCTTCGGCTGTTGTGGCTCTCGTGCGGCAACAAGGATGGTCTGATCGGCATCAGCCAGGGCATGCACGCGTATCTGAAGGAACACGACGTGCCGCACGTCTGGAACGTGGACTCCTACGCCCACGATCCCACGCACTGGCGCAACAACCTGTATCACTTCATGCAACGCATTTTCCGCTGA
- a CDS encoding family 43 glycosylhydrolase: MRRFGFFPASASLVVLTVGPIAAAPPDPSGTPATAARSWTADNGNGTYSNPLFYEEFEDPDVIRVGEDYYLAGTTMHMNPGLIVMHSRDLVNWELASYCIDRLDFGLRFRLEGGAVYGQGIWAPCIRHHHGLFYVFSNVNGVGTQVFRSKSPKGPWVRNQLPGMHDPSVLFDDDGKIYAIYGAGQPTIVELNKDLTEIIPNTRRQMNAQGMGEGHHLYRIKGKYYDVSAIAGAHTDQVVARADSIDGPWQVERMVQSESLGVPTQNGLRVRGRGKDRTFTVAPSDPNAGGGLTLHQGGIVDTPSGQWWSIIMQDHGSIGRMVALVPVTWDNSFPFVGLPGNLRKAPNTWLKPDTGYTQDPKPPFVRSDNFDAPKLKPVWQWNHVPDDAKWSLTEKPGVLRLHSLPAADFWMARNSLTQRPPGPECMTTVELDASGLVAGDTAGLALLSSPCAWIGLIKSAEGVALKTFDQTHPRITNAPASPTHLWLRVACNFDTEKAVFSWSADGKDFAPLGEPFTMVFQLTTFQGVRLALFNYNTSGKPGGHADFDNFTVDEPRASGIERTIPVGRTITLTSGADGSIVAASAQDMSLISVPPDSPIASTPHVRFQVIDLGKGRVALKAGNGRFVSAGADGVVLKDLADNAPGDAESFQWVNLMRGDTMLMSLTNHRYLATKPNSPGPVTISAAGARPDRKGGACFKWKTVE, encoded by the coding sequence ATGCGTCGTTTTGGGTTTTTTCCGGCTTCTGCAAGTCTGGTCGTGCTGACCGTCGGCCCGATCGCCGCCGCGCCGCCGGATCCTTCCGGAACTCCCGCTACCGCGGCACGATCCTGGACTGCCGACAATGGCAACGGAACCTACTCCAATCCCTTGTTTTATGAGGAGTTCGAGGACCCGGACGTCATCCGTGTGGGCGAGGACTACTACCTCGCCGGTACGACGATGCACATGAATCCCGGTCTCATCGTGATGCACTCCAGGGACCTGGTGAACTGGGAACTGGCCAGCTACTGCATCGATCGCCTGGACTTCGGGCTCAGGTTTCGCCTCGAGGGCGGAGCTGTGTACGGCCAGGGCATCTGGGCGCCCTGCATCCGCCACCACCACGGCCTGTTCTACGTCTTCTCCAACGTCAACGGCGTAGGCACCCAGGTCTTCCGCTCGAAGTCCCCCAAGGGCCCCTGGGTACGCAACCAGCTCCCCGGCATGCATGACCCGTCCGTCCTGTTCGACGACGATGGCAAGATCTACGCCATCTACGGCGCGGGCCAGCCCACCATCGTCGAACTCAACAAGGACCTTACCGAGATCATCCCCAATACCCGCCGCCAGATGAACGCCCAGGGCATGGGCGAAGGCCACCACCTCTACAGAATCAAGGGCAAATACTACGACGTCTCCGCCATCGCCGGCGCGCATACCGACCAGGTCGTCGCCCGCGCCGATTCGATCGACGGCCCCTGGCAGGTCGAACGCATGGTCCAGAGCGAGTCCCTGGGCGTTCCCACTCAAAACGGCCTTCGTGTTCGCGGCCGCGGGAAGGACCGGACCTTCACTGTTGCCCCCAGCGACCCCAATGCCGGCGGCGGGCTCACCCTTCATCAGGGCGGCATCGTCGATACGCCCTCCGGCCAGTGGTGGAGTATCATCATGCAGGACCACGGCAGCATCGGCCGCATGGTCGCCCTGGTCCCGGTCACCTGGGACAACAGCTTCCCGTTCGTCGGCTTGCCAGGCAATCTCCGCAAAGCGCCCAATACGTGGCTCAAGCCCGACACCGGTTATACGCAGGACCCCAAGCCGCCCTTCGTCCGCAGCGACAACTTCGACGCTCCGAAACTCAAGCCCGTCTGGCAGTGGAACCACGTCCCGGATGACGCCAAGTGGTCGCTCACGGAGAAACCCGGCGTCCTTCGCCTCCATTCCCTTCCCGCCGCCGATTTCTGGATGGCCCGCAACAGCCTCACCCAGCGGCCGCCTGGACCCGAGTGCATGACGACCGTCGAACTCGACGCCTCGGGCCTGGTGGCAGGAGACACCGCCGGCCTGGCGCTGCTGAGTTCTCCCTGTGCATGGATCGGCCTCATCAAGAGCGCTGAAGGCGTGGCCCTGAAGACTTTCGACCAGACCCATCCCAGGATCACCAATGCACCGGCCAGCCCCACCCACCTGTGGCTCCGCGTGGCCTGTAACTTCGACACCGAGAAAGCCGTCTTCAGTTGGAGTGCCGATGGCAAGGACTTCGCTCCTCTGGGCGAGCCCTTCACCATGGTATTCCAGCTCACCACGTTCCAGGGGGTTCGCTTGGCCCTGTTCAACTACAACACGTCTGGCAAGCCGGGCGGCCATGCCGATTTCGATAACTTCACCGTGGATGAGCCGCGAGCATCGGGCATCGAACGGACGATTCCCGTGGGCAGGACCATCACGCTGACCAGCGGCGCGGACGGCAGTATCGTGGCCGCCAGCGCCCAAGACATGTCTCTCATCAGCGTCCCCCCGGATTCACCCATCGCCTCCACGCCCCATGTTCGCTTCCAGGTAATCGATCTGGGTAAGGGGCGCGTGGCGCTCAAGGCAGGCAATGGCCGGTTTGTTTCGGCCGGTGCCGACGGCGTGGTCCTCAAAGATCTCGCTGACAATGCGCCGGGAGATGCCGAATCGTTCCAATGGGTCAACCTCATGCGCGGCGACACGATGCTCATGTCCCTCACCAACCATCGCTATCTGGCCACGAAGCCCAATAGCCCTGGCCCGGTCACAATTTCCGCTGCCGGAGCGCGCCCGGACCGGAAGGGCGGAGCGTGCTTCAAGTGGAAGACTGTTGAATGA
- a CDS encoding chitobiase/beta-hexosaminidase C-terminal domain-containing protein gives MAHHARKVAWALAGLIGLLCLSTVSQAQVGTCGCRICDSDGDTDVDQCDFGHLQACFSGSLPIADPRCLDADLDGNGAINQDDLAILVACASGAQVAVSTGDLDGIFITEFVASNANGLADEDGSHPDWIELYNPCRPVFHLAGYYLTDDPTELTKWAFPAVAMTQGQYLVVFASGKDRTDPSKPLHTSFKLSDNGNGDALNAFIALVAPDGHTIVSAYPQYPQQLTDVSYGLSQSAVKLVSAATSVRYRVPTVADAGLGAGWTDPDYSDADWSAGPTGMGFSSAMYFTVTTYKASITVDTLAKAESVVVNPAQQSWAVTETAPVVNYLNTSGSANYENDAPFPGTQIGSDVNDFVVLVTGTVMIPAAGEYTFGVNSDDGFHLKLTRGATVLESSHPNPRGPADTLKTFGITEPGAYQVWLVYYERGGGSELEFFWAPGYHEAFNASVFRLVGEGQVSVLPADIGTDVGSAMRGNNASLWVRVPFQIAEPSAYNLMTLRVKYEDGFVAYLNGHEVIRRNAPANLAWNSAATADRPIGDAADFETFNLTNLMSYLRPGSNLLAIHGLNNDAGNGDFLVLPELAIGASTDEVHYFATPTPGAPNTSGSIDFCHGVEFSAPRGLYESPFQLVLTPATAGSQIRYTLDGSTPTVSHGTDYTGPITIDKTSTVRAAAFRDNYLPSRVATHTYLFIDDVIQHSPDGVAPGPGWPSGSVNGQTMNYGLDPNILNDLRYSALMHGALLSIPSISLVTDLGNLFDPAAGIYVNAYNDGRDWERLTSVELLNPDGSEGFQINGGLRIRGGYSRSGGNPKHAFRLFFRAEYGDGRLKFPLFGDEGASEFTKVDLATAQNYSWSFEGDYRSTFLRDVFSRDAQGAMGEPYGRSRFYHLYINGVYWGLYYTDERPEADFAATYFGGSDSDYDVIKCDPQSNYEIYATNGDIDAFYRLWQMCGEDGATQYGGVTNEVYQQLLGCNPDGTRNADYDVMVDPDSLIDYMLCTILTGDPDGPVSVWGQLSNNFFAIRDRNGLSGFRFFRHDAEHSMGCWSRDPNEDRTGPFDVGRTFNYFNPFRIHQDFAVCSDYRTHFSDHVYQMMFNGGPLTDQPNIARMTARRDQIDLAIIAESARWGDSKREPPRNRIDDWLPEVNWILDTYLPNRTNVVVQQLRNKGWFRDPPAFSRAGGNVALGTEVTLSFPAGVGGTVYYTLDGTDPRLPGGAVVPQALSFESHAVIPTPVTLVARNAMWKYLDDGSNQAGTGWMSTILGFEDSNWKGPQATRLGYGNDGETLPRLSYGPSSSSKHITYYFRHTFAVGDSTQYASLKVCLLRDDGGVVYINGTQLPLPSSVTNMPATFNYRTTASSTVDASNGEQTFFEGTVDLTAAPYNTLLVANATNLVAVEVHQISGSSTDLGFDLELIAIPTSPPPATETIVINENTRLKARVLDNTGEWSAVNTADYLVGAVPLYINEVMASNATALEDPEEPGAFPDWFELYNPNPFEVELGGMYVTDELATPTKWQLPRGLSIKSGEFMVFYADSDPTQGARHVDFKLDGTEGEAVGLFDRDGVTRLDAVQFGPQTADVSIGRYPNGTGAWGAMADPTPGEANSAHTLP, from the coding sequence GTGGCTCATCATGCGCGGAAAGTTGCCTGGGCGTTGGCGGGTCTGATCGGGCTACTCTGCTTGAGTACCGTTTCGCAGGCCCAAGTGGGGACGTGCGGGTGCCGGATCTGTGATTCCGACGGCGATACGGACGTCGACCAATGCGATTTCGGGCATCTGCAGGCCTGCTTCAGCGGGAGCCTGCCCATCGCAGATCCGAGGTGCCTGGACGCCGATCTGGACGGCAACGGGGCCATCAACCAGGACGATCTCGCCATTCTCGTGGCGTGTGCGTCGGGGGCGCAGGTCGCCGTATCGACCGGCGATCTGGATGGTATCTTCATCACCGAGTTCGTGGCCAGCAATGCGAACGGCCTGGCCGACGAGGATGGCAGCCACCCGGACTGGATCGAGCTGTACAACCCCTGCCGACCGGTCTTCCATCTGGCCGGATACTACCTGACCGATGATCCCACCGAGCTAACCAAATGGGCCTTTCCCGCCGTAGCGATGACTCAGGGTCAATACCTTGTGGTGTTCGCGTCGGGGAAGGACCGCACGGACCCCAGCAAGCCCCTGCATACCAGCTTCAAGCTCAGCGACAACGGCAACGGCGATGCCCTCAACGCCTTCATCGCCCTGGTGGCCCCGGACGGCCACACCATCGTCTCGGCCTACCCGCAATACCCACAGCAGCTGACTGACGTCTCCTACGGCCTGTCTCAGTCGGCAGTCAAACTGGTCTCGGCCGCAACGTCGGTCAGGTACCGCGTTCCCACCGTGGCCGATGCTGGCCTGGGCGCCGGTTGGACCGACCCGGACTACTCGGACGCGGATTGGTCCGCTGGGCCGACGGGCATGGGCTTCAGCTCGGCGATGTACTTTACTGTGACCACCTACAAGGCCAGCATCACCGTGGACACCCTGGCCAAAGCCGAGAGCGTCGTGGTCAATCCTGCCCAGCAGAGTTGGGCGGTGACTGAGACCGCGCCGGTGGTCAACTACCTCAATACCAGCGGCTCGGCCAATTACGAGAACGATGCCCCCTTTCCAGGCACGCAGATTGGATCGGACGTCAATGATTTTGTGGTTCTGGTGACCGGAACGGTGATGATTCCCGCGGCTGGCGAGTACACCTTTGGCGTCAACAGCGACGACGGCTTTCATCTCAAGCTGACCCGCGGAGCGACGGTCCTCGAATCCTCCCATCCGAATCCGCGAGGGCCGGCCGACACGCTCAAGACCTTCGGCATCACCGAGCCGGGGGCCTATCAGGTGTGGCTCGTCTACTACGAGCGCGGTGGCGGCTCCGAGCTGGAGTTCTTCTGGGCTCCAGGATACCATGAGGCGTTCAATGCCAGCGTTTTCCGCCTCGTGGGGGAAGGCCAAGTCAGCGTGCTGCCCGCCGACATCGGCACGGACGTCGGGTCGGCCATGCGCGGCAACAACGCCTCACTATGGGTCCGGGTGCCCTTCCAGATTGCCGAGCCGTCAGCCTACAACCTGATGACGCTGCGTGTGAAGTACGAGGATGGCTTCGTCGCATATCTCAACGGGCATGAGGTGATTCGGCGAAACGCCCCCGCGAACCTGGCCTGGAACTCGGCCGCAACCGCCGACCGCCCGATCGGCGATGCCGCCGACTTTGAGACCTTCAACCTGACCAATCTCATGTCTTACCTGCGGCCGGGCAGCAACCTCCTGGCCATTCACGGGCTGAACAACGACGCGGGCAACGGCGATTTCCTGGTTCTTCCGGAACTTGCCATCGGCGCCAGTACCGACGAGGTGCACTATTTCGCGACGCCCACCCCCGGGGCGCCCAACACCAGCGGTAGCATCGATTTCTGCCACGGCGTGGAGTTCAGCGCGCCGCGTGGGCTCTACGAGAGCCCCTTCCAGCTCGTGCTTACTCCTGCGACGGCCGGTTCGCAGATCCGCTACACGCTCGACGGCTCGACGCCCACCGTGTCCCACGGCACGGACTACACTGGCCCCATCACGATCGACAAGACCAGCACCGTCCGGGCAGCCGCCTTCCGAGACAACTACCTGCCCTCCCGGGTTGCGACGCATACGTATCTGTTCATCGACGACGTGATTCAGCACTCGCCCGACGGCGTCGCGCCGGGGCCCGGCTGGCCGAGCGGCAGCGTCAACGGCCAAACCATGAACTACGGGCTGGACCCGAACATCTTGAATGATCTGCGGTACTCCGCTCTGATGCACGGCGCGCTGCTTTCCATCCCATCGATCTCGCTGGTCACCGACCTGGGCAACCTGTTCGATCCGGCCGCCGGCATCTACGTCAATGCCTACAACGACGGCCGGGACTGGGAGCGTCTGACGTCGGTCGAGCTGCTCAACCCCGACGGCAGCGAGGGCTTTCAGATCAATGGCGGCCTGCGGATCCGCGGCGGCTACAGCCGCAGCGGCGGCAACCCGAAGCATGCTTTCAGGCTCTTCTTCCGGGCCGAGTACGGCGACGGCAGACTGAAGTTCCCGCTTTTCGGCGACGAGGGGGCCAGCGAGTTTACTAAGGTAGACCTAGCCACTGCCCAGAACTACTCGTGGTCCTTCGAGGGCGACTACCGAAGCACATTCCTCCGCGACGTCTTCTCGCGCGACGCGCAGGGCGCCATGGGTGAGCCCTACGGGCGATCCCGCTTCTACCACCTGTACATCAACGGTGTCTACTGGGGCCTGTACTACACCGACGAGCGCCCGGAAGCCGACTTCGCGGCCACCTACTTCGGCGGCAGCGACTCCGACTACGATGTGATCAAATGCGATCCCCAGAGCAACTACGAGATTTACGCCACCAACGGCGACATCGACGCCTTCTACCGTTTGTGGCAGATGTGCGGCGAGGACGGGGCAACCCAGTACGGCGGTGTCACCAACGAGGTCTACCAGCAGCTTCTGGGATGCAACCCCGACGGCACGCGGAACGCGGACTACGACGTGATGGTGGATCCCGACAGCCTGATCGACTACATGCTCTGCACGATCTTGACCGGCGACCCCGACGGGCCGGTGTCTGTCTGGGGACAGCTCTCCAACAACTTCTTCGCGATACGCGACCGCAACGGTCTGAGCGGGTTCCGGTTCTTCCGTCACGACGCGGAACACTCGATGGGCTGCTGGTCACGCGATCCAAACGAGGATCGTACCGGCCCGTTCGACGTCGGCCGGACCTTCAACTATTTCAATCCCTTCCGCATACACCAGGACTTCGCGGTCTGTTCGGACTACCGCACGCACTTCAGCGACCACGTCTACCAGATGATGTTCAATGGCGGCCCGCTCACCGACCAACCCAACATCGCCCGCATGACGGCCCGCCGGGACCAGATCGACCTGGCCATCATCGCTGAGTCGGCTCGCTGGGGCGATTCCAAGCGCGAGCCGCCGCGAAACCGGATCGACGACTGGCTGCCCGAGGTGAACTGGATCTTGGATACCTACCTGCCCAACCGCACCAACGTGGTGGTCCAGCAGCTGCGCAACAAAGGCTGGTTCCGCGACCCGCCGGCGTTCAGTCGCGCCGGCGGCAACGTGGCCCTCGGAACCGAGGTCACCTTGAGCTTCCCGGCGGGCGTCGGTGGCACCGTCTACTACACGCTGGACGGAACCGATCCACGGCTGCCCGGCGGGGCGGTGGTGCCGCAGGCGCTCTCCTTTGAGAGTCACGCCGTCATCCCTACCCCCGTGACCCTGGTGGCCAGAAACGCGATGTGGAAATACCTGGACGACGGCTCCAATCAGGCCGGCACCGGCTGGATGAGCACCATCCTCGGATTTGAGGACTCCAACTGGAAGGGACCACAGGCCACGCGGCTGGGATACGGCAACGACGGTGAAACGCTGCCCAGGCTTAGCTACGGCCCAAGCTCGAGCAGTAAGCACATCACCTACTACTTTCGCCACACCTTCGCTGTCGGCGACTCGACGCAGTACGCCAGCCTCAAGGTGTGTTTGCTGCGCGACGACGGCGGCGTAGTCTACATCAACGGCACCCAGCTTCCACTCCCGTCTTCGGTCACGAACATGCCAGCCACTTTCAACTACCGGACCACGGCCAGCAGTACCGTCGATGCCAGCAACGGTGAGCAGACCTTCTTTGAAGGGACTGTTGACCTCACGGCAGCACCGTATAACACTCTCCTGGTCGCCAACGCAACGAACCTGGTGGCGGTCGAAGTACACCAGATCTCGGGCAGTAGCACGGATCTCGGCTTCGATCTGGAGTTGATCGCCATCCCGACCAGCCCACCTCCCGCCACGGAGACCATCGTCATCAACGAGAACACGCGTCTGAAGGCACGCGTTCTGGACAACACCGGCGAATGGAGCGCGGTCAACACGGCCGACTATCTGGTGGGGGCGGTGCCGCTGTACATCAACGAGGTGATGGCGTCGAACGCCACCGCCCTGGAGGACCCGGAGGAGCCAGGGGCTTTCCCGGACTGGTTTGAGCTCTACAACCCCAACCCGTTCGAAGTGGAACTTGGCGGGATGTACGTCACCGACGAACTAGCCACGCCCACCAAGTGGCAACTCCCCCGTGGCTTGAGCATCAAGTCCGGGGAGTTCATGGTGTTCTATGCCGACAGCGACCCCACCCAGGGTGCCCGGCACGTGGACTTCAAGCTGGACGGAACCGAGGGCGAGGCCGTTGGCTTGTTCGATCGGGACGGGGTCACGCGGTTGGACGCTGTTCAATTTGGACCGCAAACGGCAGACGTGTCCATTGGCCGCTACCCGAACGGTACGGGTGCCTGGGGTGCGATGGCAGATCCCACGCCGGGCGAGGCCAATTCGGCTCACACCCTTCCGTAG
- a CDS encoding fused MFS/spermidine synthase: MMSGRTYLLAMVPALAAGTTARAAEKVLYEKQSPYNLVVVTEDDQGLRTLSFDHYGGRQSVVKVGDPDHVELPYAKAMLMGLAFIEPPKRMLMIGLGGGTIPSLLHAHYPAAIIDVVDIDPDVVHVAKEFFGFREDATMRAHVDDGRRFIEKCRDPYDIILLDAFSDEEIPYHLATQQFLRAVRRALSPRGIVVANVWSRDSNPLYDSMVRTYQSVFDELYILNVRNTGNRILIAVPRTQQVRSRELVERARAISKEKRLRFDLGDLAERGFRRVQTANTRGRILVDQEPATRPGQPHHTGSAPVPAVGSPEERNVPASNAAVP; this comes from the coding sequence ATGATGAGTGGAAGAACCTACCTCCTCGCGATGGTGCCGGCACTTGCCGCAGGGACGACCGCCAGAGCGGCCGAGAAGGTGCTCTATGAGAAGCAGTCACCATACAACCTGGTCGTGGTGACTGAGGATGATCAAGGACTGCGCACGCTCTCGTTCGACCACTATGGGGGGAGGCAGAGTGTCGTCAAAGTCGGAGACCCTGATCACGTCGAGCTCCCCTACGCCAAGGCGATGCTCATGGGCCTGGCCTTCATTGAGCCACCCAAACGCATGCTGATGATCGGCTTGGGCGGCGGGACAATCCCGAGCCTGCTGCATGCGCACTACCCGGCCGCGATCATTGATGTGGTTGACATTGACCCCGATGTCGTTCACGTGGCCAAGGAGTTCTTCGGTTTCCGTGAAGACGCCACCATGCGCGCCCACGTCGATGACGGACGTCGATTCATCGAGAAGTGCCGGGATCCCTATGACATCATCTTGCTCGACGCGTTCAGCGATGAGGAGATTCCCTATCACCTGGCGACACAGCAGTTTCTCAGAGCGGTCCGCCGGGCACTGTCACCGAGAGGGATCGTGGTGGCGAATGTCTGGAGCCGCGACTCGAATCCTCTCTACGACTCCATGGTGCGAACCTACCAGAGCGTCTTCGATGAGCTGTACATTCTGAATGTCCGCAACACCGGGAACAGAATCCTGATCGCGGTGCCGCGGACACAACAGGTCCGGTCGCGCGAGCTGGTCGAACGGGCCAGGGCGATTTCGAAGGAGAAGCGGCTCAGATTCGATCTCGGCGATCTGGCGGAACGCGGTTTCCGCCGCGTCCAGACGGCAAACACCCGAGGCCGGATCCTGGTGGACCAGGAACCGGCCACCCGGCCGGGGCAACCCCATCACACGGGATCGGCTCCTGTTCCGGCTGTGGGCAGTCCAGAGGAGAGGAACGTTCCTGCTTCAAACGCAGCCGTCCCGTGA